In a single window of the Fusarium falciforme chromosome 3, complete sequence genome:
- a CDS encoding MFS domain-containing protein, translating into MEDKIEPHIHHEGDEGEIETKVVGGHEAFQKAMIQDPPYAWSRGQLFIYLFSLVGFLCSTMNGYDGSLINNLLQNPWFREKYGVDNSGIWAGIVSSMYQIGGVVALPFVGPVIDGFGRRWGMFSGAALIVVGTVIQGLSHNAGGFMGGRFLLGFGVSIAASAGPMYVVELNHPAYRGRVGAMYNTLWFSGAIVAAGSARAGLNTGGDYSWRLITWLQALCSGLIMITSLFLPESPRWLYVHNKLDAAKSVLTHYHGNGNPDSPWVKLQLSEYEEALNMDGADKRWWDYRVLFRDRAAVYRLCCNLAVSIFSQWAGNAVLSYFLGAVLDTAGYTGTIEQANITLINYCQQFALAILGACLVDRLGRRPLLIFSFAACTVVWLGMTIASSEFAKSYVGDDSKGDPIYTNQAASKAALALVFIFGAVFSFGITPLQALYPVEVLSFEMRAKGMAFSNLAVNAAGLLNQFAWPVAMDKIAWKTYIIFTIWDLVQVVLIYIYLPETKGRTLEELDEIFAAQNPVKASTQKKVLAVHKDGGVVNLEKV; encoded by the exons ATGGAAGACAAGATCGAACCCCACATCCACCATGAAGGCGACGAG GGAGAAATCGAAACCAAGGTCGTTGGCGGCCACGAAGCTTTCCAGAAAGCCATGATCCAAGACCCCCCTTACGCCTGGTCCAGAGGCCAACTCTTCATCTACCTCTTTTCCCTCGTCGGCTTCCTCTGCAGCACGATGAACGGCTACGATGGCTCGTTGATTAATAATCTCCTTCAAAACCCCTGGTTTCGGGAAAAATATGGTGTCGACAACAGCGGTATCTGGGCGGGCATCGTGTCTTCCATGTACCAGATTGGTGGCGTGGTTGCGCTGCCCTTCGTCGGACCTGTCATCGATGGGTTTGGCCGACGCTGGGGCATGTTTTCTGGTGCAGccctcatcgtcgttggCACCGTGATTCAGGGCCTTTCGCATAATGCCGGTGGGTTCATGGGTGGACGATTCCTCCTTGGTTTTGGGGTGTCAATTGCAGCATCTGCAGGGCCCATGTATGTGGTGGAGCTGAATCATCCGGCATACCGTGGACGTGTTGGAG CCATGTACAACACGCTCTGGTTCTCTGGAGCCATTGTTGCCGCCGGCTCCGCCCGTGCTGGCCTCAATACTGGAGGCGACTATTCCTGGAGACTCATCACCTGGCTCCAGGCTCTTTGCTCAGGCCTCATCATGATAACAAGCCTTTTCTTGCCCGAGTCGCCCCGTTGGCTGTATGTCCACAACAAGCTGGACGCCGCCAAGTCCGTCCTCACACATTATCACGGCAATGGAAACCCAGACTCCCCTTGGGTGAAGTTGCAGCTGTCCGAGTACGAAGAGGCACTGAACATGGACGGCGCCGACAAGCGCTGGTGGGACTATCGTGTTCTCTTCAGAGACCGCGCTGCGGTGTACCGCCTGTGCTGCAACCTCGCAGTATCCATCTTCAGCCAGTGGGCCGGAAACGCCGTCTTGTCCTACTTTCTGGGTGCTGTCCTCGACACGGCTGGGTACACGGGCACGATCGAGCAGGCAAACATCACCTTGATCAACTACTGCCAGCAATTTGCGCTTGCTATTCTCGGAGCCTGCCTGGTTGACAGACTCGGCCGCCGACCCCTACTGATCTTCTCGTTCGCTGCTTGCACTGTGGTCTGGCTGGGCATGACGATTGCGTCGTCCGAGTTTGCCAAGTCATATGTTGGGGATGATTCCAAAGGCGACCCGATCTACACCAATCAAGCAGCTTCCAAGGCGGCTTTGGCTTTGGTGTTTATCTTCGGCGCGGTTTTCTCGTTTGGAATCACCCCTCTGCAGGCGCTTTATCCCGTCGAGGTTCTCTCATTCGAGATGCGAGCCAAGGGCATGGCGTTTTCCAATCTGGCAGTTAATGCTGCTGGACTTCTGAACCAGTTTGCATGGCCGGTGGCGATGGACAAGATTGCGTGGAAGACGTATATCATCTTTACCATCTGGGACCTCGTTCAAGTGGTGCTGATCTACATCTACCTACCCGAGACCAAGGGCCGTACT CTGGAGGAACTTGACGAGATTTTTGCGGCTCAAAACCCGGTCAAGGCGTCAACCCAGAAGAAGGTGCTTGCTGTTCACAAGGACGGTGGTGTGGTCAACTTGGAGAAGGTCTAG
- a CDS encoding Zn(2)-C6 fungal-type domain-containing protein — translation MLIDTVQSSQNEDSPLQRSAGNKPAKGLHACVECKRRKIRCDGKQPCDRCQSRRSQSRCVYDHHRQRIVPSKRVLEELSQNLQDCRSILSRLFPGHDVSSLLPLSRQELCQLLDQPSSQSTEPIETLPSPALSMSKIQLLDVQQIPAGDAEWDEERRERDPLPAEADDVNGLSLTLDRQASYLGISSIKAAFGVMVKIQPQLRTSLASLQRSGSKRTLELPLSQTGHLEETAPIPWTWKGQLLIDNYFKGLHVFTPMLDEVAFRADYLGGQRCDVPWLSLLNMVFAMGAIMATKSSDLDHFKFYEKAMKHLSMGAFGSSHIETVQALALLGGYYLHYVNRPNMANAILGATIRMASALGLHREPMAGDNINTALVEMRRRTWWSLFCLDTWTTTTMGRPSFGRCDPSIDIQPPQISIDQEERDSAQHAGIMPLLENIQFCKIATQIHDMLAATSQQTAESLQHLDGLLVDWYDKLPSILRNRESCAEPLHLARCVIKWRYLNLRMLLCRPILLAVASSDKDAPISEDDLAAIATCQELARQTIDDVASGWTKHQMSGWNAVWLLYQAAMIPLLSILWQPQSSSVADWQAQIEKTLEVLEAMEDWSLTARCSRDVVRRIYEASCQLSGQNEDVAAVETDKLPEFMEDDFYAWAEGLELDHMVDMLDQEWQWDIGPGQ, via the exons ATGCTGATCGACACAGTCCAGAGTTCTCAGAATGAGGATTCACCACTCCAACGCAGCGCCGGTAACAAGCCTGCCAAAGGACTCCATGCCTGCGTCGAATGTAAGCGGCGCAAAATACGCTGCGATGGAAAACAACCGTGTGATCGATGCCAGTCAAGGCGCTCTCAATCTCGCTGCGTCTATGACCACCATCGACAGCGGATCGTCCCCTCAAAGAG AGTTCTCGAGGAGCTTTCCCAGAATTTACAAGACTGCCGCTCTATCCTGAGTCGTCTCTTCCCAGGACACGACGTGTCATCACTCCTTCCGCTCTCGCGTCAGGAGCTCTGCCAACTCTTGGACCAGCCATCATCGCAATCAACAGAGCCTATAGAAACCCTCCCATCACCAGCTCTCAGCATGTCGAAAATTCAGCTGCTCGACGTCCAACAAATCCCAGCGGGAGATGCGGAGTGGGACGAAGAACGACGAGAACGAGACCCCTTACCAGCGGAAGCTGACGATGTCAACGGCCTGTCCCTCACACTGGACAGACAGGCGTCATATCTCGGAATATCATCCATCAAAGCAGCTTTCGGGGTCATGGTTAAGATACAACCGCAATTAAGAACTTCACTTGCATCTCTCCAACGGAGTGGTTCCAAGAGGACCCTGGAGCTCCCTCTCTCTCAGACAGGTCATCTTGAGGAGACGGCCCCAATCCCCTGGACGTGGAAAGGCCAGCTACTCATTGATAACTATTTCAAAGGTCTCCACGTCTTTACGCCTATGCTCGACGAAGTTGCCTTCCGCGCCGACTACCTCGGCGGCCAGAGATGCGATGTACCTTGGCTTTCACTCCTCAACATGGTTTTCGCCATGGGTGCTATCATGGCGACAAAGTCGAGTGACCTAGACCACTTTAAGTTCTATGAGAAAGCTATGAAGCACCTTAGCATGGGCGCATTTGGGAGTAGCCACATTGAGACGGTTCAAGCGTTGGCTCTGCTCGGAGGCTATTATCTCCATTACGTGAACCGTCCCAACATGGCGAATGCTATACTGGGTGCCACAATCAGGATGGCAAGCGCACTTGGCCTCCATAGGGAGCCGATGGCTGGCGACAACATAAATACTGCGCTTGTTGAGATGCGGCGACGTACCTGGTGGTCCTTGTTCTGTCTTGATACTTGGACCACCACAACAATGGGCCGCCCATCTTTCGGGCGTTGTGATCCCTCGATCGACATTCAGCCCCCTCAGATAAGCATCGATCAG GAGGAGCGAGACTCTGCTCAGCACGCAGGAATCATGCCTCTGCTAGAAAACATCCAGTTTTGCAAGATTGCAACTCAGATTCATGATATGCTGGCAGCTACCTCTCAGCAGACCGCGGAAAGCCTGCAACACCTGGACGGCTTATTGGTCGACTGGTATGACAAGCTTCCCTCTATACTTCGTAACCGGGAGAGTTGCGCTGAGCCCCTACATCTTGCTCGGTGCGTCATCAAATGGAGATACTTGAACCTTCGGATGCTTCTTTGCCGCCCAATCCTCCTCGCTGTAGCCAGCAGCGACAAAGATGCGCCAATAAGTGAAGATGATCTTGCTGCGATAGCAACTTGCCAGGAACTTGCAAGGCAGACGATTGATGATGTGGCGAGTGGCTGGACGAAGCATCAGATGTCAGGATGGAATGCGGTCTGGTTGCTTTATCAGGCAGCAATGATACCTCTTCTCAGTATCTTGTGGCAGCCGCAAAGCTCATCTGTCGCTGATTGGCAGGCTCAGATCGAAAAAACTTTGGAAGTCCTCGAGGCGATGGAAGATTGGTCGCTCACAGCGCGTTGTTCGCGGGACGTGGTTAGGCGGATATATGAGGCGAGCTGTCAGCTTTCAGGCCAGAATGAAGACGTTGCTGCAGTAGAGACAGACAAGTTGCCAGAATTTATGGAGGATGACTTTTATGCTTGGGCGGAAGGGCTCGAGTTGGATCACATGGTAGATATGCTGGATCAAGAGTGGCAATGGGATATAGGGCCGGGGCAGTAG